The Thermosynechococcus sp. genome has a segment encoding these proteins:
- a CDS encoding aminotransferase class V-fold PLP-dependent enzyme yields the protein MDLETLRAYHDTYPALLNKIYLNYGGQGPLHQDTWQAIIQSDRHIQEQGPFANRVFPWLSQQLHTLRAALAQLLGTTPETIALTDSVTTGCNIVLWGINWQAGDHLLISNCEHPGVVAITEQLARRLGVVVDRVAFWPWCDDEVAAIEAQLHPRTRLVVLSHLLWNTGKLLPLERIVDVCHRRGIQVLADGAQTVGMVPLDLPALGVDYYAFTGHKWCCGPAGLGGLYIRRDRLAPLEPTFIGWRSIHQTRDAQPAGWKEDASRFEVATTAFSLVPGLITALRVHDQWGTPQGRYERICQLSHHLWHQLRGMVGLTCLSPVPPPSGLVAFQLANGQHRQLVQDLEAANILVRELLYPPSVRACVHYFTLPQECDRLVSALKQWMQANP from the coding sequence ATGGACCTAGAGACACTGCGCGCCTATCATGACACCTACCCTGCCCTACTGAATAAGATCTACCTCAACTATGGGGGTCAAGGGCCGCTGCACCAAGACACCTGGCAGGCCATTATCCAGAGCGATCGCCACATCCAAGAACAGGGTCCCTTTGCCAATCGCGTCTTTCCGTGGCTGAGTCAACAACTGCACACCCTGCGCGCCGCACTGGCACAGCTTTTGGGAACAACTCCAGAAACCATTGCCCTCACGGATTCGGTCACCACTGGCTGCAACATTGTTCTCTGGGGCATCAACTGGCAGGCAGGGGATCATTTGCTGATTTCCAACTGTGAGCATCCGGGGGTAGTGGCGATTACCGAGCAATTGGCGCGGCGATTGGGGGTGGTTGTGGATCGGGTCGCCTTTTGGCCGTGGTGTGACGATGAAGTAGCCGCCATTGAAGCCCAACTCCACCCCCGCACCCGCTTGGTCGTCCTCAGTCACTTGCTGTGGAATACAGGGAAACTTTTGCCCTTGGAGAGGATTGTTGACGTTTGCCACCGTCGCGGCATCCAGGTCTTGGCGGATGGCGCCCAAACAGTGGGGATGGTGCCCCTAGATTTACCAGCCTTGGGGGTGGACTATTATGCCTTTACGGGACACAAGTGGTGCTGTGGCCCCGCGGGACTAGGAGGGCTCTATATTCGGCGCGATCGCCTAGCCCCATTGGAACCCACCTTTATTGGCTGGCGCAGCATTCATCAGACCCGTGATGCCCAACCGGCGGGCTGGAAGGAGGATGCCAGTCGCTTTGAGGTGGCCACAACCGCCTTTTCCTTGGTACCGGGGCTAATTACTGCCCTGCGGGTGCATGATCAATGGGGGACCCCCCAAGGGCGATATGAGCGCATTTGTCAGCTCAGCCATCACCTCTGGCACCAGTTACGGGGTATGGTGGGTTTGACCTGTCTTAGTCCTGTGCCACCACCGTCCGGCTTGGTAGCCTTTCAGCTGGCCAATGGTCAGCATCGCCAATTGGTACAAGACCTTGAGGCAGCGAATATCTTGGTGCGGGAATTGCTCTATCCTCCCTCGGTGCGTGCCTGTGTCCATTACTTTACGCTGCCGCAGGAGTGCGATCGCCTGGTGAGTGCCCTCAAGCAGTGGATGCAGGCAAATCCCTAG
- the purN gene encoding phosphoribosylglycinamide formyltransferase, which produces MSSEALVVPAAPENTPPCRPLRLGVLASGSGSNFAALAAAIAAGELAAQIQVLIYNNPNAFVAERAKQWQIPSVLLNHRHYPDRESLDAAIVETLKAHAVEWVVMAGWMRIVTPVLLNAYPQRVINLHPSLLPSFRGLHAVEQALAAGVKITGCTVHLVAEEVDSGPILVQAAVPVFPDDTPATLHARIQVQEHRILKQAIAMIAAQQGHRD; this is translated from the coding sequence ATGTCGAGTGAGGCTCTTGTTGTGCCAGCGGCACCCGAAAATACCCCCCCTTGCCGCCCCCTGCGATTGGGAGTGTTGGCCTCCGGGAGTGGCTCCAATTTTGCTGCCCTTGCGGCGGCGATCGCCGCTGGTGAACTAGCTGCCCAGATTCAAGTGTTGATTTACAACAATCCCAACGCCTTTGTGGCCGAGCGCGCAAAACAGTGGCAAATTCCTAGCGTTCTCCTTAACCATCGCCACTACCCCGACCGTGAAAGTCTGGATGCCGCCATCGTCGAAACCCTCAAGGCCCATGCAGTAGAGTGGGTGGTCATGGCCGGTTGGATGCGTATTGTTACACCGGTACTGCTGAATGCCTATCCTCAGCGGGTGATTAACCTACATCCTAGTTTGCTGCCCAGTTTTCGCGGGCTGCATGCCGTTGAGCAGGCCCTTGCTGCCGGCGTCAAGATTACGGGCTGTACGGTACATCTGGTGGCGGAGGAAGTGGATAGTGGGCCAATTTTGGTTCAGGCAGCGGTGCCCGTTTTTCCCGATGATACCCCTGCAACCCTCCATGCCCGCATTCAAGTCCAGGAGCATCGCATTCTCAAGCAGGCGATCGCTATGATTGCGGCACAGCAGGGGCACAGAGACTAG
- a CDS encoding S41 family peptidase, whose product MKHWALLGVGVALLGMSPALAGTSTLKDAPKALVDEAWQIIYRSYLDRSFNRLDWQALRQELLSQSYGDRQAAYRVIQQTLVRLNDPYTRFLPPQEYRQLLLQTQGQQVDVGLALGESGELFRIQAIQPGSVAAKANLKVGDEILAINGRSSDRLTLERATLMLRGPAGSKLHLLVRREGRPQPFSVELTRAGEIPRTVHFQILNPPRVGYIRLSGFNSRSQQQMQEAIAILQREKVQGFILDLRHNPGGLLEAGIEISRQWLDAGVIVRIQQNQREETIRARQRALTQLPLVVLVNRASASASEILAGALQDQGRAVVVGTPTFGKVRVQAVHELGDGSALLVTVARYLTPKGRDITGAGITPDVLVTVDPSSDLELRLNPNLVARPTDPMVAKALELLSSKIRHAHHVE is encoded by the coding sequence GTGAAACACTGGGCACTTCTGGGAGTGGGTGTTGCGCTATTGGGAATGTCGCCAGCGCTGGCGGGCACTTCTACGCTTAAGGATGCCCCCAAGGCCTTGGTGGATGAGGCATGGCAAATTATCTATAGAAGCTATCTAGATCGCAGCTTTAATCGTCTTGACTGGCAGGCCCTGCGTCAGGAATTGCTCTCCCAATCCTATGGCGATCGCCAGGCTGCCTATCGGGTGATTCAGCAAACCCTTGTCCGTCTCAATGATCCCTATACCCGCTTTCTGCCCCCTCAAGAGTACCGTCAATTGCTCCTGCAAACCCAAGGCCAGCAGGTGGATGTGGGGCTTGCCCTCGGGGAGTCGGGAGAACTCTTTCGCATTCAGGCCATTCAACCGGGGTCGGTGGCCGCTAAGGCCAATCTAAAGGTGGGGGATGAAATTCTAGCCATCAATGGTCGTAGTAGCGATCGCTTGACATTGGAGCGGGCCACATTGATGCTGCGGGGGCCGGCGGGCAGTAAGTTGCATCTCCTGGTGCGCCGTGAGGGCAGGCCCCAACCCTTTAGTGTTGAACTGACGCGCGCTGGCGAGATTCCCCGCACCGTGCATTTTCAAATCCTCAACCCTCCCCGTGTGGGCTACATCCGCCTCAGTGGTTTTAATAGCCGCTCCCAACAACAGATGCAAGAGGCGATCGCAATCCTGCAACGGGAGAAGGTGCAAGGCTTCATCCTGGATTTGCGCCATAATCCGGGCGGACTGCTCGAAGCCGGGATTGAAATTAGCCGCCAATGGCTGGATGCTGGGGTGATCGTGCGCATTCAACAAAACCAGCGGGAAGAGACGATTCGTGCCCGCCAACGTGCCTTGACTCAGTTGCCCCTTGTGGTTTTAGTGAATCGGGCCTCCGCCAGTGCCAGTGAAATTTTGGCGGGTGCTTTGCAGGATCAGGGGCGGGCAGTGGTTGTGGGCACGCCTACATTTGGTAAGGTGCGCGTCCAAGCGGTTCATGAACTGGGGGATGGGTCTGCCCTCCTGGTGACGGTGGCGCGCTATCTGACGCCCAAGGGTCGGGATATTACAGGGGCGGGCATCACTCCTGATGTGCTGGTGACGGTCGATCCTAGTAGTGATTTGGAATTGCGCCTCAATCCTAACTTGGTGGCACGACCTACGGATCCAATGGTGGCCAAGGCTTTAGAATTATTGAGCAGCAAAATCCGTCATGCCCATCATGTCGAGTGA
- a CDS encoding iron uptake porin has translation MSRYFSRLFFTSPLLLLGIVAGSATAADTPTTNVSTAQLPTPGERTESTGTPWVAQGRRSDMSVPAVAALEEGTGSTPQGMGQVTSVSQLSDVRPTDWAYQALASLVEKYGCIAGYPDGTFRGNRAATRYEMAAALNACLDVISDRFATKEDLATLQRLMDEFKAELATLRGRVDKLEARTAQLEARQFATLTKLNATVIFNISDVLTPDTAALRPGAPGPAPNAPTNPVANTRVRLNFDTSFYGKDRLRLRLQAANITPYSQVMLTNMGRLSYDGNNNNAFELQKAFYSFPVTSRGQMILDFVGGEFNDNINNFNPFLQSSDTGALSRFGRFNPIYRAGNAANAAGVTFKYNVLQNKERGTGVTLNVGYLAPNANNPDPTLNNGLNGFFDGAYAALAQVDVQPIKNLALGVTYVHSYGLDPFGGTGSSLARSAANPLNLGIGVAAQAADSVGFQFTYRPIKQLNLAGWAGYANVYQVRLAGPRREAEIVNWAITFASPDLWRKGDLAGLVFGQPPQLISITNVPGVPGESYTRFNSYHLEGFYRFAVSKNISVTPGVIAIFNPNSNANNDAIVVGAIRTTFSF, from the coding sequence ATGTCCCGCTATTTTTCGAGGTTGTTTTTCACCTCTCCGCTGTTGCTATTAGGAATCGTTGCTGGCTCGGCGACAGCCGCTGATACTCCTACAACCAACGTCAGCACAGCTCAGTTACCAACCCCAGGGGAGAGGACGGAATCGACAGGCACCCCATGGGTTGCCCAAGGCCGCCGCTCCGATATGTCTGTGCCTGCAGTAGCGGCCCTGGAAGAAGGAACCGGCAGCACACCCCAAGGGATGGGGCAAGTGACCTCTGTCAGCCAACTGTCGGATGTGCGCCCCACTGATTGGGCCTACCAAGCCCTGGCGTCACTGGTAGAGAAATATGGCTGTATTGCCGGCTATCCCGATGGCACCTTCCGGGGTAATCGGGCGGCCACGCGCTACGAAATGGCTGCGGCCTTGAACGCCTGCTTGGATGTAATCAGCGATCGCTTTGCCACCAAGGAAGACCTTGCCACCCTGCAGCGCCTGATGGATGAGTTCAAGGCTGAACTGGCGACCCTGCGCGGTCGGGTAGATAAGCTGGAGGCTCGTACTGCGCAGTTGGAAGCACGGCAATTTGCGACCCTCACAAAACTCAATGCCACGGTCATTTTCAACATTTCAGATGTGTTGACCCCAGACACGGCGGCACTACGTCCTGGTGCTCCTGGGCCTGCACCAAATGCTCCAACCAACCCCGTTGCCAACACACGGGTACGCCTGAACTTTGATACCAGCTTCTACGGCAAAGACCGTCTGCGGTTGCGGTTGCAGGCAGCTAATATTACTCCCTACTCACAAGTGATGCTCACTAACATGGGCCGCCTTAGCTACGATGGCAACAACAATAACGCATTCGAGCTACAAAAGGCATTCTACAGCTTCCCAGTCACCTCTCGGGGTCAGATGATCCTTGACTTTGTTGGGGGTGAGTTCAACGATAACATCAACAACTTCAATCCCTTCCTGCAATCCAGTGACACCGGTGCCCTGTCTCGCTTTGGTCGCTTTAACCCCATCTACCGCGCAGGCAACGCTGCCAATGCGGCGGGCGTGACCTTTAAGTACAACGTTCTACAAAACAAAGAGCGCGGTACGGGCGTTACCCTTAACGTGGGCTACCTTGCCCCAAATGCAAATAATCCCGATCCAACCCTTAACAATGGTTTGAATGGCTTCTTTGACGGTGCCTATGCGGCTCTGGCGCAGGTGGATGTTCAACCCATTAAGAATTTAGCCCTCGGGGTCACCTACGTCCACTCCTACGGTTTAGATCCCTTTGGGGGTACAGGGAGTTCGCTTGCGCGCTCTGCAGCGAATCCTCTTAATCTTGGTATTGGTGTGGCTGCTCAGGCGGCTGATTCAGTGGGTTTCCAGTTTACCTACCGGCCGATTAAGCAGTTGAATCTGGCAGGCTGGGCTGGCTACGCCAACGTCTATCAGGTGCGACTGGCAGGACCACGGCGCGAAGCGGAGATCGTCAACTGGGCTATTACCTTTGCTTCGCCAGACCTCTGGCGCAAGGGTGACTTGGCGGGCTTGGTCTTTGGTCAGCCGCCGCAGCTCATTAGTATTACCAATGTCCCGGGTGTTCCTGGAGAAAGCTACACTCGCTTTAACTCCTATCACCTAGAGGGCTTTTACCGCTTTGCCGTCTCCAAGAATATCTCGGTGACGCCGGGGGTCATTGCCATCTTTAACCCCAACAGCAACGCAAATAACGATGCCATTGTTGTGGGTGCTATCCGCACGACGTTTAGCTTCTAG
- a CDS encoding DUF3685 domain-containing protein, whose product MTAVTADASVHFGLMIVEGEDVVRLGLWTGIRQQLGIEPLVFHDSHGLITYLENTPLNEERAPWIVLCDAQLTVNDATTPWLWQWLKQHYPALRIILTIRPAALELVSLAHQAGVEGLYHRNTALSELLAGILAIAQGEIVHTVTPPKPPLSVLFPNPWDRWRYQVLQQGLAEMEAWLQALDQHLGRASLSPLERLVCEGRHREIRAARWLVSRFLPQPSQTPPRPVVSPGRPQIEIISQLVDRCLQRLQSDLLNLTSQPLELEVLILQQRRELLYTILRQWDLLVRTLQATPPTIEFLHQRGNPLLQDLWEQSLREFFRPYRFALGSDADLIEQLLIERETVVSMYLKRIPFVAEMLAHLLVQQPLTLHQQTYRYGTAAAFEILDALLDHWLLTVANGIVYPLLNRCCYSEVVQQTFFQPQFASIRELERFRNALSWHYRWQCWVKEPQNIFESRLVLLRLTQRGIQELALTVPRQQELLQLEGIPYALTLALEARDALAPPVRAVVAWLGRGVVYLLTQVIGRGLGLIGRGILQSIGQSVATGWNRSEAPRTSSKP is encoded by the coding sequence ATGACCGCTGTCACTGCTGATGCCTCCGTTCATTTTGGCCTAATGATTGTTGAAGGGGAAGATGTTGTCCGTCTTGGCCTTTGGACAGGCATCCGACAGCAGTTGGGAATTGAGCCGCTGGTCTTTCACGATAGCCACGGCCTGATCACATATCTGGAAAACACACCTCTCAATGAGGAACGCGCGCCTTGGATTGTTCTCTGTGATGCCCAACTCACGGTCAATGATGCCACTACTCCCTGGCTGTGGCAGTGGTTGAAGCAGCACTATCCTGCCCTGCGAATCATTCTCACCATTCGACCTGCCGCCCTCGAGTTGGTCTCCCTTGCTCACCAGGCGGGTGTCGAAGGCCTTTACCATCGCAATACAGCGCTGAGTGAGCTGTTGGCGGGAATTCTGGCCATTGCCCAAGGGGAAATCGTTCACACAGTAACGCCCCCGAAGCCGCCTTTGAGTGTGCTGTTTCCCAATCCCTGGGATCGTTGGCGGTATCAGGTTCTGCAGCAGGGACTGGCGGAAATGGAGGCATGGTTACAGGCGTTGGATCAGCATCTAGGTCGGGCGAGCCTGTCGCCCCTGGAACGGCTTGTGTGTGAAGGTCGCCATCGAGAAATTCGTGCTGCCCGCTGGTTGGTGTCCCGTTTCCTGCCACAGCCGAGTCAAACACCCCCTAGGCCGGTGGTGTCCCCTGGGCGGCCGCAAATTGAAATCATTTCCCAACTGGTGGATCGCTGCTTACAGCGGCTGCAGTCGGATCTGTTGAACCTAACATCGCAGCCTTTGGAGCTAGAGGTGCTCATCCTCCAACAGCGGCGGGAACTGCTCTACACTATCCTGCGGCAGTGGGATCTGCTGGTGCGCACTTTACAAGCGACACCGCCCACTATTGAATTTCTGCACCAGCGGGGCAACCCCCTACTACAAGACCTGTGGGAGCAGAGCCTGCGGGAGTTTTTTCGTCCCTATCGTTTTGCCCTCGGCAGTGACGCCGACCTCATTGAGCAATTGCTCATAGAAAGGGAAACCGTGGTCAGCATGTATCTGAAGCGGATCCCCTTCGTAGCCGAGATGCTGGCTCATTTACTGGTGCAACAGCCCCTCACCCTCCATCAGCAGACCTACCGCTATGGCACCGCTGCCGCCTTCGAGATCCTCGATGCCCTGTTGGATCATTGGTTGCTCACAGTGGCCAATGGGATTGTGTATCCACTACTAAATCGGTGCTGCTACAGCGAGGTTGTGCAGCAAACCTTCTTTCAGCCGCAATTTGCTTCCATACGAGAACTGGAGCGCTTTCGCAATGCCCTCTCTTGGCACTACCGCTGGCAGTGCTGGGTCAAGGAACCCCAAAACATCTTTGAAAGTCGGCTGGTATTGCTGCGGCTGACACAGCGGGGCATTCAGGAACTGGCGCTGACCGTGCCGCGCCAACAGGAGCTACTGCAATTGGAGGGGATTCCCTACGCCCTCACCTTAGCCTTGGAAGCTCGCGATGCCTTGGCGCCGCCAGTGCGGGCAGTGGTCGCTTGGCTAGGTAGAGGAGTCGTCTATCTCTTGACGCAAGTGATTGGCCGTGGCTTGGGACTCATTGGTCGCGGAATTTTACAGAGCATCGGCCAATCGGTGGCCACTGGCTGGAATCGTTCGGAAGCGCCAAGAACTTCATCCAAGCCCTAA
- a CDS encoding NAD-dependent epimerase/dehydratase family protein produces MRVLVIGGDGYCGWATALYLSNRGHDVAILDSLIRRHWDAELCVETLTPIAPIQHRLQRWQDLTGKKISLYIGDICNYHFLERAMLEFQPEAIVHFGEQRSAPYSMIDREHAVFTQVNNVVGTLNLLYAIHTHNPDCHLVKLGTMGEYGTPNIDIEEGYITIEHNGRKDTLPYPKQPGSFYHLSKVHDSHNIHFACRTWGLRATDLNQGVVYGVLTEETGMDELLINRLDYDGIFGTALNRFCIQAAIGHPLTVYGKGGQTRGFLDIRDTVRCIELAINNPAAPGEFRVLNQFTEQFSVGDLAHKVQEAGKALGLKVEIQHLENPRVEKEEHYFNAKNTKLLDLGLQPHYLSDSLLDSLLNFAIKYKDRVDVNHILPKVKWRA; encoded by the coding sequence ATGAGAGTCCTTGTAATTGGCGGTGATGGTTATTGCGGCTGGGCAACAGCCCTGTACCTTTCCAATCGGGGTCATGATGTTGCAATTTTGGATAGCCTCATTCGGCGGCATTGGGATGCTGAACTTTGTGTGGAAACCCTGACGCCGATCGCCCCCATTCAGCACCGTCTGCAACGCTGGCAGGATCTCACTGGCAAAAAGATTAGTCTTTATATTGGCGATATTTGTAACTATCACTTCCTTGAGCGCGCCATGCTCGAGTTTCAGCCTGAGGCAATTGTCCACTTTGGTGAACAGCGCTCCGCCCCTTACTCCATGATTGATCGTGAACACGCCGTCTTCACCCAAGTCAATAACGTTGTTGGCACCCTCAACCTGCTGTACGCCATCCATACCCACAACCCGGACTGCCATCTTGTCAAACTGGGCACGATGGGTGAATACGGCACCCCCAACATTGACATTGAAGAGGGCTACATCACCATTGAACACAATGGTCGCAAAGATACATTGCCCTACCCCAAGCAGCCCGGCAGCTTCTATCACCTCAGTAAAGTTCACGATAGTCACAACATCCACTTTGCCTGCCGCACTTGGGGCTTGCGAGCCACCGATTTGAACCAAGGGGTGGTCTATGGCGTCCTCACCGAAGAAACGGGCATGGATGAACTGTTGATTAACCGCCTTGACTACGACGGTATCTTTGGCACCGCCCTCAATCGCTTCTGCATTCAAGCTGCCATTGGCCATCCCCTGACGGTTTATGGTAAGGGGGGGCAAACTCGCGGCTTCTTGGACATTCGCGATACGGTGCGTTGCATTGAGTTGGCCATTAACAATCCAGCAGCGCCGGGTGAATTCCGCGTCCTTAACCAATTCACCGAACAGTTTAGTGTTGGTGACCTTGCCCACAAAGTCCAAGAAGCGGGGAAAGCCCTTGGCCTCAAGGTGGAAATCCAACACCTGGAAAACCCACGGGTTGAGAAGGAAGAACACTACTTCAATGCCAAAAACACCAAACTGCTGGATTTGGGACTACAACCCCACTATTTGTCGGATTCCCTCCTTGACTCACTTTTGAACTTTGCCATCAAATACAAAGACCGGGTGGATGTTAACCACATTCTCCCGAAAGTGAAGTGGCGCGCCTAA
- a CDS encoding sulfurtransferase, whose translation MTPYAVTASWLAEHLADPTLVIVDCRFDLMDPQRGQQDYAQAHIPGAYYLDLERDLSSPRQRHGGRHPLPDPQQLATRLNQMGVTPETLVVAYDDSRFAYAARCWWLLRWLGHDRAAVLDGGYGAYVAAGYPTTAEVPPPRQGNFKPRPHPEWVVDRAAVMAAQGDPQTVIVDAREPRRYRGEIEPIDPIAGHIPGAVNYPWQAITNAQGRLKSVAELQAHWQPLAGAEQIIVYCGSGVTACVDILGLAIASLHQTKLYAGSWSDWCSYLTAPDNPSL comes from the coding sequence ATGACTCCCTATGCTGTAACGGCGTCTTGGTTGGCTGAGCATTTGGCAGATCCAACCCTTGTGATTGTGGACTGCCGCTTTGACCTTATGGACCCCCAGCGGGGACAGCAGGACTATGCTCAAGCCCACATTCCCGGTGCCTACTATCTCGACCTAGAGCGGGATTTATCGAGCCCGCGGCAGCGCCATGGGGGGCGCCATCCCTTACCGGATCCGCAACAGTTGGCCACACGGCTCAACCAAATGGGGGTGACCCCCGAAACACTAGTGGTGGCCTATGATGATTCGCGCTTTGCCTATGCTGCTCGCTGCTGGTGGCTCTTGCGCTGGTTGGGGCACGATCGCGCAGCAGTCCTCGATGGCGGCTATGGCGCCTATGTTGCAGCCGGCTACCCGACAACCGCTGAGGTTCCCCCTCCGCGGCAGGGCAACTTTAAGCCCCGTCCGCATCCTGAGTGGGTGGTGGATCGTGCTGCTGTGATGGCTGCTCAAGGCGACCCTCAGACGGTGATTGTGGATGCCCGCGAACCGCGGCGCTATCGCGGTGAAATTGAACCCATTGATCCGATAGCGGGTCATATTCCCGGAGCGGTAAACTATCCATGGCAGGCCATCACCAATGCGCAGGGGCGACTCAAATCGGTTGCGGAACTGCAAGCCCACTGGCAGCCCTTGGCTGGGGCTGAGCAAATTATTGTCTATTGTGGATCGGGGGTGACGGCCTGCGTGGACATTTTGGGGCTGGCGATCGCTAGCCTGCATCAAACCAAGCTCTATGCAGGCAGTTGGAGCGATTGGTGTTCCTATTTGACGGCACCTGACAACCCTTCGCTATGA
- a CDS encoding DUF3611 family protein yields the protein MERLPGNAPPPSHRGPTQPLHRLGRELQRFGWIGFWIQVVLGFVSLLIIIIVIFSRQFNINRPQNGMNSPTLGLVLAIIGLVFLGVSIYCCYRYPQLGRRLDDPEKRPTKEHVLRSLNIGLWVNIAGMIFTVAAAEWNVGMLLLKVLSIPQGAAVYATNVLIEPLEIFVIQAKVNTIAAQLTGIIVALWLLRCVRRPV from the coding sequence ATGGAACGTCTTCCCGGTAATGCCCCGCCGCCGTCCCATCGAGGTCCTACCCAACCTCTCCACCGTCTTGGCCGTGAACTGCAACGCTTTGGCTGGATTGGTTTTTGGATCCAGGTGGTCCTTGGCTTTGTCTCGCTGTTGATTATTATTATTGTTATCTTTAGCCGCCAATTTAATATCAATCGTCCGCAAAACGGCATGAACAGTCCCACACTGGGCTTAGTGTTGGCGATTATTGGTCTAGTGTTTTTAGGTGTGAGTATTTACTGCTGCTATCGCTATCCGCAACTGGGCCGACGCTTGGATGATCCAGAAAAACGCCCGACCAAGGAGCACGTGCTCCGCAGTTTGAATATTGGTCTGTGGGTAAATATCGCCGGCATGATTTTTACTGTGGCCGCCGCAGAGTGGAATGTAGGGATGTTATTACTCAAGGTGCTTTCCATTCCCCAGGGGGCAGCGGTCTATGCCACTAATGTATTGATTGAGCCGTTGGAGATTTTTGTGATTCAGGCGAAGGTGAACACGATTGCTGCTCAGTTGACGGGTATTATTGTGGCCCTGTGGTTGTTGCGCTGTGTGCGCCGTCCAGTGTGA
- the pyrF gene encoding orotidine-5'-phosphate decarboxylase: MNSQEAVAGKIIVALDVPNLEAAIATIHRLPQVQFWKVGLELFCASGPIILDVLKDQGKRIFLDLKLHDIPNTVAAAARAIAPYGVDFVTIHTATGLVGLKSAQAALGESATQLIGVTLLTSIGADTLQQELQIPLDPATYVERMANLAHQAGLAGIVCSPQEAARVKQRWGEDFLRICPGIRPLGSATGDQARSLTPHAAFAAGASYLVIGRPILQAADPAAAFDEICCSLV; this comes from the coding sequence TTGAATTCTCAAGAGGCGGTTGCCGGCAAAATTATTGTGGCGTTGGATGTGCCCAATTTGGAGGCAGCGATCGCCACTATCCACAGGCTGCCCCAAGTGCAATTTTGGAAAGTGGGGTTAGAACTCTTTTGTGCCAGTGGGCCGATTATTCTTGATGTCCTCAAGGATCAGGGGAAGCGTATCTTTCTCGATCTCAAGCTTCATGATATTCCCAATACGGTAGCAGCCGCCGCACGAGCGATCGCCCCCTATGGCGTGGACTTTGTAACCATCCACACTGCCACTGGCTTAGTCGGTCTGAAAAGTGCTCAGGCAGCTCTCGGGGAAAGTGCCACTCAACTCATCGGTGTCACATTGCTCACCAGCATTGGCGCAGACACCCTGCAGCAGGAACTCCAAATTCCCCTTGATCCGGCCACCTATGTAGAGCGCATGGCTAATCTTGCCCATCAAGCAGGACTGGCGGGCATTGTCTGCTCACCGCAGGAAGCCGCACGGGTAAAACAACGCTGGGGAGAGGATTTCTTGAGAATTTGTCCGGGGATTCGCCCCCTTGGCAGCGCAACGGGAGATCAAGCGCGATCGCTGACGCCTCATGCCGCCTTTGCTGCCGGTGCCTCTTACCTTGTCATTGGCCGCCCGATTTTACAAGCAGCGGATCCCGCCGCCGCCTTTGATGAAATTTGCTGCAGCCTTGTTTAA